TAGGCACCTGCCGACTGGACAAACCAACTAACATAATGAGGGCATCCCTGTGCGCTGCCAGCACGGAACGTACGGATCGGTCACGGCCGGTATGGTTCACGTCGTGCCTGCCCCGGTGCGCGTTCTCACTGCGGTGACCGTACTCAGCCTTGCGATGTCCGGTTGTAACACCGACAGGGGTGACCATCGAACGGCCCGGACCGGTGCGGCGACAGCAGCATCATCATCTGTCCCGCACATGACCAGCCCCTCTGGCAGCCGTAGCTACCGCGCTGTTGGCTTGGATCTTTGCCGGCGTACCGATGTGGAAGTCCTCGCTGACCTCGGTGTGACGGTGACCCGGACAGATCCGAGACCGCCGTCGGGGCGTCCGGGGGCCGCATGCCTGTTCGAGATGCGTACCGCTGCCGGATACCAGGCGAACCTGCGGGTGGAGGCGTCCACCCCTGAGACGGTAGAAGATGCACGTCGCCTCTACCGGGCGACGCGTGACGTTACGGGTATGACGCCGGTCGGACCGGTCAGTGGCGCGGGCGAGGAAGCTGAGGCGTTCACCAAGCAGTCGACGCCGGGGTTCAAATATGCCGAGTACATGGTCCATGCCCGTGCCGGGAATCTTGTGGTCAAGGTGTGGCTTGCCGTCGGCGGTACCTCGTATGTCTCTGCATCGATGCTGGCAGTGAAGTCTCTGGCCTTGTTAAGGGCAGTGCAATCCGCGGTTCCCATAGTCTGACGTCTGCAGCGCGGCGCATCCTGGCGGGGGAGTCGTCGTGAATGCGCAACCGGCGATGGCCGTCTCTCGGGTGATCACTCCAAGACGACGGCGCAGTCCAGTCGCAGCTGAACGCGTTGACGGTGGCGGCGCAGAGCTTGATCATTCCCGCCGCCTCAGCGGGCTGCAGGACTGAGGGCACCGGACCGGCCGAACTATAAAGGCGTGCCGTGGACCCTGGTCGCTGGGGTCAGGGGACTTCACTCACGGGATGCAGCCGCTGCGGGTTGCTGTGCGGTATGCGTCGCACGAATCGGCAGGAGGAAGGGTGCCGTGGGCAACGCCGAGGCACCGAAGCGGAAGTACGCAAAGAGAACGGCGTGGAGCCAGGCGGCCGGCCCGGTCAGGCGCAGCGGCTCGGTGTCGGCGAAGAGAAGCACCACGCCTTGAGACTCGAGGTGATATCCCATGACAGCGGCATGGTCGAACGACAACCACCGTCCGAAGGAGTAGCACCAGGTTCGGGTGGGCGTGAGCACGACCCGGGTGACTTGGTGCTCGCGCCACTGCGGGCGGGCCAGGCGCTCGGCGCGGGACCGGGCGCTGCTGTTGCCGATGGCGTTGGCGACCAGTGCGCCGGTAACGAAGGCCACTGATCCGAACGCCATCGCCGACGTCTGGGTGTAGGTGACCTCCGAGCCGTAGTGGCGCGCGTAGTGCAGTCGGGCGTCCAGGTGCACCGACTCCTCGGTGAGGAACCCCGGGGCGGGCACCGCGCCGGGCTGCCCACCCAGGGAGAGAAATTCGAGCGTACGACGGGCGGCGTCGCGGCCCTCGGTCCACGCCGTGTCGACGGCCGGCGGCGGTACCAGCCGACCGACGCCGTAACCCGCGGCGTAGGTGGCCAGCGCCCATGGGGCCGCGACCCCGACGACGCCGACAGCGAACCACCGCCGGCGGCCGAAACCACGCCGGTGCCGCCCCTCCGTCACTCCCACGCACAGACCGGTGATCGCCGTCGCAGCGACGTAGACGATGGCGATCAGCACCAACAAACCCACGAGGCCGCTGATCTTCGAACATGCGTCGGGTATGTCTAGCTTCGGATCGCTGACTTGTAATCCGTGATCCCGAAGACACTTGTCCACGGACCCGTACGACCAGCCGATCCCCCACGCGAGTGCCGGCGTGGCAAGTGCCGTAGCGATGGCGGTGAAGGTCCAGTGGCCGCTCTTCGACGGTGCAGGCACGAACGACATGAATGGCTGCCGCTCCTTCCTGTCACTGCGCCGGTACGCTCCGACGCGAGAGCTTACCGCTCCGCCGATGCGTTGTGGAGCTGCAGATGAGCCCGCAGGGCTATACCTCATGAAGGCTGGTGATGACGCGTGGTCGAGGCCATGTACCCTCGCGAATCATGGCGGCCTTTGACCCCGCGACTGAGCTCAGCCAGGATCTCGCCTTCCGTCTGCTGATCAACACCTCGGTGACGTTGTTCTGGAGTACAGCGATCCTGGACGAGACCACCGGCGGGTCTGCTGCACCGGCAGGTGACAGGTGTAGTCACGCGGCCTGACTGGCCGGTGGGTGCATGATGGTCTCGAATTCAACGGGGGTCAACCGGGACAGTGACCGTTGGCGCCGGCGGCGGTGGTAGGTCGGTTCGATCCAGGTCACGATCGCGATCCGTAGTTGCTGGCGGGTTGCCCATGATCGCCGGTTCAGGACGTTGTTCTGCAGCAGACCGAAGAACGATTCCATGGCGGCGTTGTCGCCAGCGGCGCCGACGCGACCCATGGAGCCCACCATCCGGTGACGGTCCAGAGCACGCCGCATCTTCCTGGACCGGAATTGCGACCCGCGGTCGGTGTGCAACACGCAACCGGCCAGGTCACCGCGGCGAGCGGCGGCGTTGTCCAGTGCGGCGACGGCGAGGCGGGACTTCATCCGCGAGTCGATGGAGTAGCCGACGATGCGGTGGGACCAGACGTCCTTGATCGCGCACAGGTAGAGCTTGCCTTCGCCGGTGTGGTGCTCGGTGATGTCAGCCAGCCACAGCCGGTTCGGGCCGTCGGCGGTGAAGTCCCGGCGCACGAGATCGTCGTGCACGGGTGGGCCTGGCTTGCCGCCCTTGCCGCGACGCTTGCGTTTGCCGAATGCGCTCCACCAGCCGTTACCGGAGCAGATGCGCCACGCGGTGCGGTCGGCCATCGGCTGCCCGGCGTCGCGGGCCTCGTCGACGAGGAACCGGTAGCCGAACTCCGGATCGTCACGGTGGGCGTCGAACAACGCGTTGGCCCGATACGCCGCCACCTCCTCGGCGCTGGTGACGGGTCGGGCCAGCCACCGGTAGTAAGGCTGGCGAGCGATCTTCAACACCCGGCACGTCACCGCCACGGGGATCCCGTCAGCGGCCAGCTCGCTCACGAGCGGGTAGAGCCTTTTCCCGGCAGATGCGCCTGCGACAAGTAGGCGGCGGCCCGGCGCAGGACCTCGTTCTCCTGCTCCAACAACCTGATCCGCTTGCGCGCCTCGCGCAGCTCGGCCGACTCACCGCCGGCCGTCCCGGGCGCGGTGCCGGCATCGACGTCGGCCTGGCGCAGCCACTTGAACAACGTCATCGGGTGAACCCCGAAGTCCTTGGCGATCTGCTCGACCGTCACGCCTGGCTCGCGGTCACGGGCCACCCGCACGACGTCATCGCGGAACTCTCGGGGGTAGGGCTTGGGCACAGCGACATCCTTCCAGCCCGCCCACAGGGCAAGCCATCTCAGATGTCACCTATCGGTGCAGCAGACCCTTACCGGCCGTGGTGACGTGCAAAGCCTCGGCGCTCACCCCAAGCGCTCGTACTCCGGCTACACCCTGGCCTACCAGGCCCAGACGGGCCGGCTGCTTTATGCCTGCCTCGGCAAGACCTGCTCCATGAAGGAGTCCCAGTGAACATCGGATTAGGTCGAATCGCTGTCCTGGTCGCGACGCTGACCACCGCCCTGTCCATCACCGCGCCGGCCGCCGCGGCACCGGTCAGACACAAGATTGGCTGGCTCGTCACCGAGGCGACCGGCGGCACCCCGGTCGCGCCAGACGCGCCGCCCCAGACCAACAGCAACCCGCCCCGAACCAGCAACATCTCCACCCTCGCCACCCCGGCCGATGACCTCAAGCAGGTGTGCCGCAGCCAGCACACGCAGGAGGCCTCCACCAAGCAAGGCTGGATGGCCGACCGGTTCAACCGATGCTGGATCGGGCACAGAAATGTTGTCCTCCGCTGCCTCAACTGCCCCACAATGATCGCGAGTGTGGAATTCGACTACACCCTGGTCGGCATCGCCCAAAACGGCACCCGGCAAGTC
The Micromonospora sp. R77 DNA segment above includes these coding regions:
- a CDS encoding IS3 family transposase (programmed frameshift) → MPKPYPREFRDDVVRVARDREPGVTVEQIAKDFGVHPMTLFKWLRQADVDAGTAPGTAGGESAELREARKRIRLLEQENEVLRRAAAYLSQAHLPKRLYPLVSELAADGIPVAVTCRVLKIARQPYYRWLARPVTSAEEVAAYRANALFDAHRDDPEFGYRFLVDEARDAGQPMADRTAWRICSGNGWWSAFGKRKRRGKGGKPGPPVHDDLVRRDFTADGPNRLWLADITEHHTGEGKLYLCAIKDVWSHRIVGYSIDSRMKSRLAVAALDNAAARRGDLAGCVLHTDRGSQFRSRKMRRALDRHRMVGSMGRVGAAGDNAAMESFFGLLQNNVLNRRSWATRQQLRIAIVTWIEPTYHRRRRQRSLSRLTPVEFETIMHPPASQAA